From the genome of Streptomyces spinoverrucosus:
GATCGCCGCGGTGACCTATGGTGCCGCCACCGCCACCGCCACCGCCACCGCCACCGCCACCGCCACCGCCACTGATCGTCGCTGTCCGCGGTTCAATGCGTCAGACCCGGCCCGGGGCGCGTGTGATGCGGCCGGTCAGACTGCTCTTTCGGGCAGGCGGAACCGCCAGAAAGGACAGCCGGGTGTGGAGCCGTCCCGTCCAAGAATGAAGGCGTTGTCCGTACCGCCTTCTCGGTGGTGGCGTACGTGTGTCTGACGGGAAACGAAACAGGCACGACGTCGATTCTCGGCTCGATGGAGCAGTCGTGAGTTCAGTTCTACGCAGTGTCGCAACCACCGTGATGGTCGCAGTGCTGTGCGGCTCGGCCGTCGTCTTCTCGCAGACGTCGGCCCATGCCGGCACCGTGCCCATCTCCTGCAGTTCTGTTTTCCACATCGATCACGCGAACCCTTCCAGGTGCGTGCACGACTGAGGAATTCGTGCTCGTGCCGTCGCCTGGCCGCGTGGAGAGCGAACCACGACTGGGGCATGGGAAACGGGGGAAATTCGCTCGCATCAGCGCTCGCCGAAAGGAATGAAGGCATGACGTTGGTCAAGGGGTGGGTGGATGTGCACGCGCATTTCGCCCCGCCGGTCACCGAAGAGCAGCGGCTCAAGCAGTGGGAAGGCCTGCGCGCGCAACGGTTTCTGGCGCAGCAGCCGTACGACTGGAGTCCGGAGTCCGCCTTGGACCACATGGACCGGACCGGTACCGCCATGCAACTGCTCAGCAACACCCACGTCCCCTCACTGCAGGCGTTGCGCGATTCCAACGACTACGGAGCGAAGATCGTCGCGGACCATCCGACCCGGTTCGGGCTGTTGGCGGCGCTCCCCACCGACGACCCCGAGGCGGCACTGACCGAGATCGAACGGGCCCGATCGGATCTGCACGCCGACGGATACGCGGTGAGCGCCCGGTACAACGGGGTGTTCCTCGGCGACGAGCGGCTGGAACCGGTGTGGGCCGAGCTGAACCGCCGCCGTGCGGTGGTCTTCGCCCACCCGAACACCATCGCGCCGCCCCAACTCGGCCTTCCCGCCGTCATGATGGACGTGGCGTTCGAGACCGCCCGGAGCGTCGTCGACATGCTTTACGCCGGGGTGCTCCGCCGCTACCCCGACCTGACGTTGATCCTCGCCCACGCGGGGGGAGCCCTACCCGCACTGTCCGGACGGCTCGGACAGTTGGGAGCGGAGCCTTGGGTGCCCAACGCGCAGAACATCACCCGGGAGGAGATCCGCGAGCATCTGGGCAGGCTGTACCTGGACACCGCCAACGCGGGAGACGACGCCCCTCTCGCGTCGGCTCTCGCCATGGTCCCGCGTGACCACGTGGTCTACGGCTCCGACAGCGGCGCGCCGTGCAACACGGACGAGACGTTGGCAGCCAATATCCGGGCGCTCCGAGACTCCCGCGTGCTGCTCGAAGGTGAGGCGGACCAACTGGGCCATCGCGGCTGGGACCTGTTCCCGACTGCCGGCCGCCGCGCCGGCAGAAGCTGAGCCTCTGGTCCAGCGGCCTGCCGGCGGAGAACTCGGCGCGGATCCGCGGCATTCGAGGAAAGGGCACACGTCCCGGTTGCCGCCGCCCCCTCAATGACGCCGGCCGGCAGGTGGCCGAGTTCGGTCGGCCGAGCGGTCATTCCCTTCCCATGTGCTCAGCCACAACCTTCGTCACTCCTCTACTCCTTTT
Proteins encoded in this window:
- a CDS encoding amidohydrolase family protein; the protein is MTLVKGWVDVHAHFAPPVTEEQRLKQWEGLRAQRFLAQQPYDWSPESALDHMDRTGTAMQLLSNTHVPSLQALRDSNDYGAKIVADHPTRFGLLAALPTDDPEAALTEIERARSDLHADGYAVSARYNGVFLGDERLEPVWAELNRRRAVVFAHPNTIAPPQLGLPAVMMDVAFETARSVVDMLYAGVLRRYPDLTLILAHAGGALPALSGRLGQLGAEPWVPNAQNITREEIREHLGRLYLDTANAGDDAPLASALAMVPRDHVVYGSDSGAPCNTDETLAANIRALRDSRVLLEGEADQLGHRGWDLFPTAGRRAGRS